In Saccopteryx leptura isolate mSacLep1 chromosome 9, mSacLep1_pri_phased_curated, whole genome shotgun sequence, the genomic window ttaaagcatatagtaataattacttaccaagtactataTGTCAGATGATCACTGTTTGgcggaataaatctttataaaacaacttactatagttaaatctatctttttatttatactttggttgctctgctaccacccaccataaaaactggaacatccactagtgggctgtagggaccaggttgactaccactgctctagacaaaggaatgggaggtagacactagaagatttgtgaatgtctttcaTATAtaaaacgacatcactattgtgttagcTTATAGGTTTTAATAGGAATGTTCTTATTGAtcctatagaccagtggtagtcaacctggtccctaccgcccactagtgggcgttccagctttcatggtgggcagtagcggagcaaccaaagtataaataaaaagatagatttaactatagtaagttgttttacaaagatttattctgccgcctgaccaggcagtggcgcagtggatagagcgttggactgggatggagagaacccaggttcgagaccccgaggtcgtcagcttgagcgtgggttcatctggtttgagcaaaagctcaccagcttgaacctaagatcgctggctcgagcaaggtgttactcggtctgctaaaggcctgtggtcaaggcacatatgagaaagcaatcaatgaacaactaaggtgttgcaacgtgcaacgaaaaactaatgattggtgcttctcatctctccattcctttctgtctgtccctgtctatatctctctctgactctctctctctctgtctctttaaaaaacaacaacaacaaaaaagatttattctgccaaacttactgaaaatctgacataaagtacttggtaagtaattattactatatgctttaacttgctgtaactctgctttataaatttgataaagtaaagttacttccctactttataaatcaccattactgtggaactggtgggcagttagaaaagtttactaacagagatacaaaagtaggcagtaggtataaaaaaggttgactacccgcctgaccaggtggtggcacagtaaatggagtgtcagactgggataccgaggacccaggttcaagaccccaaggtttctagcttgagcacgggctcatctggtttgagcaaaagctcaccagcttggacccaaggtcactggctccagcaaggggttacttgatctgctgaaggcccacagtcaaagcacatatgagaaagcaatcaatgaacaattaagatgtttcaatatacaattaaaaattaatgattgatgcttcttatctctccagtcctgtctgtctgtccctgtctatccctctctctgactctttctctgtctctataaaaaaaaaagattgactacccctgctgtagacaaatgttataagtttctttttttttttcttcaggttttaaaactttttatttgcatattaaaaaaattgtgcattccaataattaaaatcattttaacaaaaaaataaatggcactCTGATTAAACCGCATTGAACAGCCTGCAGGACACCTTGGACCAGGTTGGTTTTTACTCTAGATTTCCCTGTCCCACCCAGCTTCTTCCTTCACCAACATGCAGGTTCTTTTCCTTCCCTGCCAGCCAGACAGGCCATGGGATGGGAGAGGCAGGTGCGGCCTTCATTGGCAGTAGTTCAGATGTGAAAAGGGGCAGCACAGTCATTTAAACTGATCCAACCTCTTTGCATCTTACAAAGTTAAACAgctaaaagaagtaaaataagaagGCAATGCTTGTGGAATGTACAGTGCATATTGGCGGGGCGTGCCTCATTACGATTCGCCGGCTTGCTTCTCCTGTTCGATTGTTTCTTTCGAAGGCAGCGGGTTTTTCTCTTGCGTTTCGGTCTTCTTCAATTTCGACTTATCGAATTTCTCAATCTCAGCCATATCGGGTTTGTCAGACATGCTTGCAGAGGAAGCCGAGCGAGGTGCGCGATCCAGAGAGATGTCCGATCTGCTCAGTGGCTGCCGCCGAGTCATAAGTTTCTTAATGAATTGATTATTGTTTCAtgtttcccctccttttcccccaacttATATGtagtcaagggtatataaccagcctcagagctatattcaacACTGCATGATTTAGGTCAGCTATACCCCGCgtttgtcatatgcagccagcttacttaataaaactcctcaaatatttatttggacttggtgtctctatgtcaGGGAttaggaacctttttggctgagagagccataaacaccacatatttaaatttttttttcttttttttttttcaaagattttatttattcattatagagaggggagagagagagagagagagagaagggagggaggagctggaagcatcaactcccatatgtgccttgaccaggcaagcccagggttttgaaccggcaacctcagcgtttccagattgatgctttatccactgcgccaccacaggtcaggcaacaccacatattttaaaatgtaattccgtgagagccatacaacagcccatgtacattatgcattatccaataaaaatttggtgttgtctggagaacagctgtgattggctccagccacccgcaaccatgaacatgagtggtaggaaatgaatggattgtaatacatgataatgttttatatttttaacgttattattttttttattaaagatttgtctgtgagccagatgcagccatcaaaagagccacatctggctcacaagccataggttcccaacccctgcatcTATGTAAACCCGCAGAAGTAaagtacggtactttacaacagtacaAAGTCTCATATTTTATTTGGATCCACTGTAGAATGCTGAATGAACTACATCTGCTTTGTATTAAGCCAGGGTTGGTTGGTACCAACTCAAAGAGCTAGTCCTCCCCTATCACACTTTCACCATCTTGTTCAGTGAGCCATTTTCTACTATTGAGCAGGATTGTGGGGGGCATTCCAGAACATAGACATGGACGAATAAGAGAATCCTGGATTCCTGCTGTTAAGAAGCTTAAACAACTAGTTACAGGtagtgttgagcagataaaatatattatgctcactttgttcaagatggcgctgcccacatggaagcccgtgcccaggtgattgcttgggatgggtgtgattataattgtgtgttgggggtgggctgtgggcaggcaggatgcttgtatcctggggcttggttttaggactaagcctttcccaccctttttgatgtggggtggtgcaatctcatcatgccacagataagtgactttgtattagagacttccctatttgtatattggattaaaggttttgatttctacactataaaatgggggcagaccgggagcttgctctcttggttcctgagattaatattagagcagagagcagaaaaagtccatgtggaggaggccaggagaagcagccaagatggcggagtgttgagtgagaagccagtttttttttttttttttattcattttagagaggatagggagagacagagagagagagagaaggggggtggagctggaagcatcaactcccatatgtgccttgaccaggcaagcccagggtttcgaaccggcgaaagcatttccaggtcgacgctttatccactgcgccaccacaggtcaggagaagccagtttgtgcagagtttgtgcagggagaaggaaggagatggggaacagaggtgaataagtctggtgagctagaaacctttgattctaggaaactgggataagtcagtagctttgtgagcactgaa contains:
- the LOC136380606 gene encoding thymosin beta-4, yielding MSDKPDMAEIEKFDKSKLKKTETQEKNPLPSKETIEQEKQAGES